The following are encoded together in the Citrus sinensis cultivar Valencia sweet orange chromosome 1, DVS_A1.0, whole genome shotgun sequence genome:
- the LOC102620650 gene encoding uncharacterized protein LOC102620650, whose amino-acid sequence MEENLGNVAGARQIFERWMHWMPDHEGWLSYIKFKLRYNEVQRARHIFERLVQCHPYNLSAWINFADFEMKMGEVDRARNVYECAVEIFLADDHDEAEQLFVAFAKFEEMGCNCKETDRARCIYKFALDRIPKGRAEDLYRKFLAFEKQYGDREGIEDAIAGKMRLQYEDGVRKNPMNYDTWFDYIRLEERVGNQERVREVYERAIANVPPAEEKRYWQRYIYLWINYALYKEVDAGDLERTRDVYR is encoded by the exons ATGGAAGAGAATTTGGGCAATGTGGCTGGAGCCAGACAGATTTTCGAAAGGTGGATGCATTGGATGCCCGATCACGAAGGATGGCTATCTTACATCAAGTTCAAGCTTCGCTATAATGAAGTCCAACGCGCTAGACACATATTTGAACGACTTGTTCAGTGCCACCCATACAATCTCTCAGCTTGGATTAACTTCGCTGActttgaaatgaaaatgggAGAAGTTGATCGCGCACGCAATGTGTATGAATGCGCAGTGGAGATATTTTTGGCAGATGATCATGATGAGGCTGAGCAGTTGTTTGTTGCTTTTGCTAAGTTTGAGGAGATGGGGTGTAATTGTAAAGAGACTGATCGGGCTAGATGTATCTATAAGTTTGCTTTGGATCGTATACCAAAAGGAAGGGCAGAAGACTTGTATAGAAAGTTTTTGGCATTTGAGAAGCAATATGGAGACAGGGAAGGGATTGAGGATGCAATTGCGGGAAAGATGCGGCTTCAATATGAGGATGGAGTGAGGAAGAATCCGATGAATTATGATACTTGGTTTGATTACATTAGATTAGAAGAGAGAGTAGGGAATCAGGAAAGAGTTAGGGAGGTTTATGAGCGTGCCATTGCCAATGTGCCACCGGCTGAGGAGAAACGATACTGGCAGAGATATATTTACTTGTG GATTAATTATGCGTTGTACAAGGAGGTGGATGCTGGAGATCTGGAGCGAACGAGGGATGTTTATCGGTAA